A stretch of Psychrilyobacter piezotolerans DNA encodes these proteins:
- a CDS encoding ABC-F family ATP-binding cassette domain-containing protein yields MSILDVSRVSHGYGARTILEDASFRLLKGEHVGLVGANGEGKSTFLNIITGKLMPDEGRVEWCNHITTGYLDQYSSLESGKTIRDILKSAFAPMFELEKEIMELYEKMATCNEVEMEMILEEVGEIQSILDSSEFYNLDSKIESYAAGLGLMDIGLEKDVAELSGGQRAKILLAKVLLENPMILILDEPTNFLDEDHIIWLKNFLQNYENAFILVSHDIPFLNDVTNVIYHIEKAELTRYTGGYHQFLEMYELKKRQIEQAYKKQQKEIAHLEDFVARNKARIATTNMAKSRQKKLDKMDVITIEKDKPKPQFYFKTARTPSREVITVKDLVIGYNEPLTRELNFTIERNQKIAIKGVNGLGKSTLINTILRKIKPISGKIEHGQFLEVGYFKQEEESSGKTALDEFWDEFPSMTNGEVRSALAKCGLTKDHIGTKMRALSGGENAKVRLGKIMNREINFLVLDEPTNHLDVDAKDELKNAIKEFKGTVFIVSHEPEFYMDIVTDVWNVEDWTTKII; encoded by the coding sequence ATGAGTATTTTAGATGTAAGCAGGGTAAGTCACGGGTATGGTGCTAGAACAATTTTAGAGGATGCTTCTTTCAGACTTTTAAAGGGAGAGCACGTAGGATTAGTAGGAGCCAATGGAGAAGGGAAATCTACTTTTTTAAATATAATAACAGGAAAACTTATGCCCGACGAAGGAAGGGTAGAGTGGTGTAATCATATTACTACGGGATATTTGGATCAGTACAGCAGTCTGGAGAGCGGTAAAACTATCAGAGATATCTTAAAGTCAGCTTTTGCTCCCATGTTTGAACTGGAAAAAGAAATTATGGAACTCTATGAAAAGATGGCGACGTGCAACGAAGTCGAGATGGAGATGATCTTGGAAGAGGTAGGAGAGATCCAGAGTATCTTGGATAGTTCTGAATTTTATAATTTAGATTCAAAAATAGAATCTTATGCAGCTGGTCTGGGTCTTATGGACATAGGGCTAGAAAAAGATGTAGCAGAACTTTCCGGCGGGCAGAGAGCTAAGATCTTACTGGCTAAAGTTTTATTGGAAAACCCTATGATCCTGATCTTAGATGAACCTACTAACTTTTTGGATGAGGATCATATTATCTGGCTGAAGAATTTTTTACAAAATTATGAAAATGCATTTATCCTGGTATCCCATGATATCCCATTTTTAAACGATGTAACCAATGTAATCTATCATATTGAGAAAGCAGAATTGACTAGGTATACAGGTGGATACCATCAGTTTCTAGAGATGTATGAATTGAAAAAACGTCAAATAGAGCAGGCTTATAAGAAACAGCAAAAAGAGATAGCACATTTAGAGGATTTTGTAGCCCGGAATAAAGCTCGGATAGCAACTACTAATATGGCTAAGAGTAGACAAAAAAAATTAGACAAAATGGATGTAATAACCATAGAGAAGGATAAACCAAAACCGCAATTTTATTTTAAAACTGCCAGAACCCCGTCAAGGGAAGTTATCACGGTAAAAGACCTGGTGATCGGTTATAATGAGCCGCTGACAAGGGAACTTAACTTTACCATAGAAAGAAATCAAAAAATTGCAATCAAAGGAGTAAATGGACTGGGGAAATCTACCCTGATAAATACAATTTTAAGAAAGATAAAGCCTATCTCCGGGAAGATCGAGCATGGTCAATTTTTAGAAGTGGGATACTTTAAACAAGAGGAAGAGAGCAGTGGAAAGACTGCCTTAGATGAATTTTGGGATGAATTTCCATCAATGACTAATGGAGAGGTAAGATCTGCATTAGCTAAATGTGGGTTGACTAAAGATCATATTGGGACGAAGATGAGAGCTCTGTCTGGAGGAGAAAATGCCAAGGTAAGATTAGGTAAGATAATGAATCGTGAGATCAATTTCTTAGTGCTGGATGAGCCGACAAATCATTTGGACGTGGATGCCAAGGATGAACTGAAAAATGCCATAAAAGAATTTAAGGGAACTGTATTTATAGTGAGTCATGAACCTGAATTTTATATGGATATAGTAACAGATGTTTGGAATGTAGAGGACTGGACAACAAAAATTATATAA
- a CDS encoding AAA family ATPase, with amino-acid sequence MIVGLFIRHYKIFKGMNFIPICNNKNEKYSMILGNNGVGKSSILEAMDTFFNNSNWNLTKDGKKDEALIAPIFLINKNEIKVEKAYKEVFEGISNYFWNVTKKENFNLTDKPYQDFFELKDRLKEKYSSENYYLILAGVQYSDRQNAFFTTFNKSVEEIISTFDSTNKIKGRILSKLKEFYSYIYIPVESKINDILKLENKEMQKLMNEDILEKIDMVLNKKSFIPNKGRNNRAKKSLIDIINVSLDGYLEGINSKISDIDKGYDFKRESGHKKNLTSLDVREKILEAYFIIRTLKKDNKDISQLSSGEQRIALIDMATAFLTGEKSKNKNIILAIDEPENSLHLSKCFSQIQRLSKLSENNQVILTSHWYGSLPITQRGMLNHLEKNFQTNKIDIKSFEFKNYFESRRGLPKDIMIKSYFELSSSILNSMRADGTNWIICEGSSDKLYIENYVGDNIKNLRTFAVGGCGNVRKLYQYLFIPFNEKSEDDDIKGKILLLVDSDETLNVLSVDSETNNKKMKIARLHLSEKKRKTCLNDLKANGEYCQTEIEDCLNPLLFYQAFKESISEHGTDMQKEGINYFELNIDVYGSRIKGENSILKLNDLAGQDLKKHLLEFIDESEPKNIIANRYIELLKQDEKKNVPELFEKITEFFCD; translated from the coding sequence ATGATTGTAGGATTATTTATAAGGCACTACAAAATATTTAAAGGGATGAATTTTATTCCAATTTGTAATAATAAAAATGAAAAATATTCTATGATATTAGGAAATAATGGTGTGGGAAAAAGTTCAATATTAGAAGCAATGGATACATTTTTTAATAATTCAAACTGGAATTTAACAAAAGATGGGAAAAAAGATGAAGCATTAATAGCTCCAATTTTTCTTATAAACAAGAATGAAATAAAAGTAGAGAAAGCTTATAAAGAAGTTTTTGAAGGAATTAGTAATTACTTTTGGAATGTAACTAAAAAAGAAAATTTTAATTTAACAGATAAACCATATCAAGATTTTTTTGAATTAAAAGATAGATTAAAAGAAAAGTATTCTAGTGAGAATTATTATTTAATTTTAGCAGGAGTTCAGTATTCTGATAGACAAAATGCGTTTTTTACTACATTCAATAAGTCTGTAGAGGAAATAATTAGTACGTTTGACTCTACCAATAAAATTAAAGGAAGAATATTATCAAAATTAAAAGAATTTTATTCATATATTTATATTCCTGTAGAATCTAAAATAAATGATATTTTAAAATTAGAAAATAAAGAAATGCAAAAATTAATGAATGAGGACATTTTAGAAAAAATTGATATGGTTTTAAATAAAAAAAGTTTTATACCTAATAAAGGAAGAAATAATAGGGCGAAAAAGAGTTTGATAGATATTATAAATGTCAGTCTTGATGGATATCTTGAAGGTATTAATTCAAAAATAAGCGATATTGATAAAGGGTATGATTTTAAGAGAGAAAGTGGACATAAAAAGAATTTAACTTCTTTAGATGTAAGGGAAAAAATATTAGAAGCATATTTTATAATAAGGACTTTAAAAAAGGATAATAAAGATATATCACAACTAAGTTCAGGAGAACAGAGAATAGCTTTAATAGATATGGCTACAGCATTTTTAACAGGTGAAAAATCGAAGAATAAAAATATTATTTTGGCAATAGATGAACCGGAAAATTCTTTGCATTTATCAAAATGTTTTTCACAAATACAAAGATTAAGTAAATTATCAGAAAACAATCAGGTGATTTTAACTAGTCATTGGTATGGATCACTACCAATAACGCAGAGAGGAATGTTAAATCACTTAGAAAAGAATTTCCAAACTAATAAAATAGATATTAAAAGTTTTGAATTTAAAAATTATTTTGAAAGTAGAAGAGGATTGCCAAAAGATATAATGATCAAAAGTTATTTTGAATTAAGTTCTTCTATTTTAAACTCAATGAGAGCAGATGGAACTAATTGGATTATTTGTGAAGGAAGTTCAGATAAATTATATATAGAGAACTATGTTGGTGATAATATAAAAAATTTAAGGACATTTGCGGTTGGTGGATGCGGAAATGTGAGAAAGTTATATCAATATCTTTTCATTCCATTTAATGAAAAAAGTGAAGATGATGATATAAAAGGAAAAATATTATTATTGGTTGATAGTGATGAAACACTTAATGTTTTAAGTGTTGATTCAGAAACTAATAATAAAAAAATGAAAATAGCTAGACTTCATTTATCAGAGAAAAAAAGAAAAACATGTCTTAATGATTTAAAAGCGAATGGAGAATACTGCCAAACAGAAATAGAAGATTGTTTAAATCCACTTTTATTTTATCAAGCATTTAAGGAATCCATTAGTGAGCATGGAACGGATATGCAAAAAGAAGGGATTAATTATTTTGAGTTAAATATTGATGTTTATGGTTCTAGAATAAAGGGAGAAAATTCGATATTAAAACTTAATGATTTGGCAGGACAAGATCTAAAAAAACATCTTCTTGAATTTATTGATGAGTCAGAGCCAAAAAATATAATTGCAAATCGATATATAGAATTACTAAAACAAGATGAAAAGAAAAATGTTCCAGAATTATTTGAAAAGATAACTGAATTTTTTTGTGATTAA
- a CDS encoding Gfo/Idh/MocA family protein: protein MKKINFGIIGTGRIAQQFLDEARKNKKIGLVGICARNYEKTKDIAKKYNIDRAYESSSEMLEDESIDAVYIATMHPTHFAYTMKALNAGKHVLCEKPAVLKKEELEEVIKSAGEKKLLFMEAVTVGFNPLYKQMKELIKSGEIGNVVHVESSYGSRSTKVHKHNPKQAGGALYDIGIYNIFFLTDLLGIPSELGASARKNEWGVEGSVTGLLEYQGGVTGSFYATMDSISGNSAKIIGTEGMIEIPDSWTVAEKFILKRAGEEDRNFEMSEDKWLGYEMDSFVETLLNGKTENEIMTYEKSLKLHETIDMIKEKLGFKYEGVEVEVY from the coding sequence ATGAAAAAAATAAATTTTGGGATAATCGGGACCGGCAGGATAGCCCAGCAGTTTCTGGATGAGGCTCGAAAAAATAAAAAAATAGGCCTGGTTGGAATATGTGCCAGAAATTATGAGAAGACAAAAGATATAGCAAAAAAATATAATATAGATAGAGCCTATGAAAGCAGCAGTGAGATGTTAGAAGATGAAAGTATAGATGCTGTTTATATTGCTACCATGCATCCCACACATTTTGCCTATACTATGAAAGCTCTAAATGCAGGGAAACATGTGTTGTGCGAAAAGCCGGCAGTGTTGAAAAAAGAGGAGCTGGAAGAGGTAATAAAATCAGCTGGAGAGAAAAAACTACTGTTTATGGAGGCTGTGACAGTAGGGTTTAATCCCCTTTATAAGCAGATGAAAGAGTTGATAAAAAGCGGTGAAATAGGAAATGTAGTCCATGTAGAGTCATCCTATGGGAGCAGGAGTACCAAGGTTCATAAACATAACCCTAAACAGGCCGGAGGAGCTCTCTATGATATAGGGATCTATAACATATTTTTCTTGACCGATCTATTGGGTATACCTTCTGAGCTAGGTGCCAGTGCAAGGAAAAATGAGTGGGGAGTAGAGGGGAGTGTCACAGGGCTCCTGGAATACCAGGGAGGAGTTACCGGCAGTTTCTATGCTACTATGGATTCTATCTCTGGAAACAGTGCCAAGATAATAGGGACAGAGGGGATGATAGAGATTCCTGACAGCTGGACAGTGGCTGAAAAGTTCATTTTAAAGAGAGCAGGAGAAGAAGACAGGAATTTTGAAATGAGTGAGGATAAGTGGCTGGGGTATGAGATGGACTCCTTTGTGGAAACCCTTCTAAATGGGAAGACTGAAAATGAAATTATGACCTATGAAAAGTCATTAAAACTCCACGAAACCATAGATATGATTAAGGAAAAATTGGGATTTAAATATGAAGGTGTAGAAGTGGAAGTCTATTAA
- a CDS encoding YdbC family protein: MAEIKFEIEEKMGILSERKGWTKELNMVSWNNRKAKADIREWDETHEKMGKGITLSWEELVELKKILNNMDL; this comes from the coding sequence ATGGCAGAAATAAAATTTGAGATAGAGGAAAAAATGGGGATACTCAGTGAAAGAAAGGGATGGACCAAGGAGTTAAACATGGTTTCGTGGAATAACAGGAAGGCCAAGGCTGACATCAGAGAATGGGATGAAACCCATGAGAAGATGGGAAAGGGAATAACCCTATCATGGGAAGAACTGGTAGAATTAAAGAAAATATTGAATAATATGGATTTATAA
- the rsgA gene encoding ribosome small subunit-dependent GTPase A has translation MSLKKLGWLGEPRENLGRISAIYRDQYRVIMENEEFLTTITGKMRFEGLFPAVGDWVILEEGRINNILERKTKISRKAAGNDVAEQVIAANVDYVFIVSSFNDDFNLSRLERYLTIVYESGATPVFILTKKDIGENIDEKISNLSDIAFGVPIHGITSYDDMEIDELRKYFIGNKTIALIGSSGVGKSTIINKLLGKEIMKTSGIRESDAKGRHTTTTRELFVLEKEGFIIDTPGMRELQLWSADIEQGFSDIEEFSKRCKFVDCKHENEPKCAVKKAVQDGLLTQKRLDNYKKLQSEIEYIEAKQCGGHKYAEKAKITKMMGSLGARKQIKKIKEHR, from the coding sequence ATGAGTTTAAAGAAGTTAGGGTGGTTAGGAGAACCTAGAGAAAATTTAGGTCGAATATCCGCAATTTATAGGGACCAATATAGAGTAATTATGGAAAATGAAGAGTTTTTGACAACTATTACTGGGAAGATGAGATTTGAAGGTTTATTTCCTGCTGTAGGAGATTGGGTTATTTTAGAAGAAGGTAGAATTAATAATATTTTAGAAAGAAAAACTAAAATTTCAAGAAAAGCAGCAGGAAATGATGTAGCAGAGCAGGTTATTGCAGCTAATGTAGATTATGTATTTATAGTTTCATCATTTAATGATGATTTTAATCTTTCAAGATTAGAAAGATATTTGACTATAGTATATGAAAGTGGAGCTACTCCAGTATTTATTTTAACTAAAAAAGATATAGGGGAAAATATAGATGAGAAAATATCTAATCTTTCTGATATAGCTTTTGGAGTTCCAATTCACGGAATTACTTCATATGACGATATGGAGATAGATGAGTTGAGAAAATACTTTATAGGAAATAAAACCATAGCCTTGATAGGGTCTTCAGGAGTCGGAAAATCAACTATTATCAATAAATTATTAGGTAAAGAAATTATGAAAACATCAGGAATAAGAGAGTCGGATGCAAAAGGACGCCATACAACAACAACAAGGGAATTATTTGTATTAGAAAAGGAAGGTTTTATTATAGATACACCTGGAATGAGAGAGTTGCAGTTATGGAGTGCAGATATTGAGCAAGGATTTTCTGATATAGAGGAATTTTCAAAACGGTGCAAATTTGTAGATTGTAAACATGAAAATGAGCCTAAATGTGCTGTAAAAAAAGCTGTTCAAGATGGATTATTAACTCAAAAAAGATTGGATAATTATAAAAAATTACAGTCGGAAATAGAGTATATAGAAGCCAAACAATGTGGTGGTCATAAATATGCAGAAAAAGCTAAAATTACTAAGATGATGGGAAGCTTAGGAGCACGTAAACAGATAAAAAAAATTAAAGAACATAGATAA